Within Hyalangium ruber, the genomic segment CCGCGAGCAGCGGTGATATGTGCGGTGTATGTCATTCGAGAAAGCCCTCCGAGAGATGATTCAGCGTGAGCTGCAGCTCGCGCTCGCCCCGCTCCAGAAGTCCACCGGCCGGTTGGAGCGAGGGGTGGAGTCCCTCGGGGAGATCCGCCGCGTCACGGGCCAGCTCAAGCCCCTGCTCGGGCAGCAAGGCAGGATGGTGGCGCTCCAGCACGCGCAGGCCGTCGAGGCTCCCGCGCGCAAGGTCAAGGCGCCCGCCGCGAAGGCTCCGGTCGCGGCGCCTCCGGCGAAGAAGCGCGGCCGTCCCGCCCGTAGCACCGGTGCCCAGGCCTGCGCGGTGATCGGCTGCAAGCGGCCGGCGCGCTCCAAGGGGTACTGCTCGGCGCACTACCAGAAGCTGCGCCTGCTGGTGCGCACCAACCGCCGCCCGGCGGATTGGAAGGACGATGCCGCGCCCCAGTCCGCGCGCGAGGTGAAGCTGCCTCGGGGCCGCGCCGCCGCCCGTGAGCGCACGCCCGAGCCGGCCAAGCCGCGCGAGGCGCCCAAGCCCAAGGCCTGGGTGCGCAAGAAGGGCTCTCCGGGCATGGTCTCG encodes:
- a CDS encoding cell wall protein, whose protein sequence is MIQRELQLALAPLQKSTGRLERGVESLGEIRRVTGQLKPLLGQQGRMVALQHAQAVEAPARKVKAPAAKAPVAAPPAKKRGRPARSTGAQACAVIGCKRPARSKGYCSAHYQKLRLLVRTNRRPADWKDDAAPQSAREVKLPRGRAAARERTPEPAKPREAPKPKAWVRKKGSPGMVSLH